Sequence from the Sulfuracidifex tepidarius genome:
TTCTCCATATCTTGTTTCACAGATACGTCTGATAAACCCACAACTCATAGTCACCCTAGGTAGACATTCAACGGGTTTCCTTTTCACATACTCAGGTGTAGATTTCCCCGGTATTACAAAAGTGAGAGGAAAACCTCATACACTTAGAATAGGTAGGCTAGAGATCAAGGTGTTTCCTACCTACCATCCAGCAGCAGCACTTTACAATCCTAACCTGCGAGAGACCATAAGAGACGACTTCGTGAGAATAAGATCCGAGATAAACTCAAATTCATACACTATAGATCAATTCTTCGATCCCGATGGATCTTCAAATAAAAGGTAAGAAAGTCCTAGTTACCGCATCGAGTAAAGGAATAGGCTTTGCAATAGCTAAAGCATTCCTCCTAGAAGGAGCCGAGGTCTCAATCTCGTCACATTCTAGAGAGAGGTTGGAGAAGGCTGAGTCCGAGCTATCAAGGCTCGGGAAAGTTCACTCCTTTCTTGCAGA
This genomic interval carries:
- the udg gene encoding type-4 uracil-DNA glycosylase, whose protein sequence is MSSLSDLEIEIRACKKCKLFEARKNAVPGEGNPHAKLMFIGEAPGLNEDIQGRPFVGAAGKLLDKMIHDVLGLERKDVFITNVVKCRPPNNRDPMPEEISACSPYLVSQIRLINPQLIVTLGRHSTGFLFTYSGVDFPGITKVRGKPHTLRIGRLEIKVFPTYHPAAALYNPNLRETIRDDFVRIRSEINSNSYTIDQFFDPDGSSNKR